The Microcoleus sp. FACHB-68 genomic interval TTAAACTTTAAACTCGATCACACTTGGGGAATTGCCTGCAAGAAGGCGTTGAAATCCTTCATCGCTTCCCCAAAATTTTCCACAGCTACTTCATAGTTGCTCTCTTGAGCGGCTTTATCAAGCGCCTCTAGATGAACAAAAATGTCTTTAGCTGCTTGACGCGCTGCCGACTGTTCTTTGGGAAGGAGATTTTGGCTGAGGTAGGCCATGTCTTGACGCAGGCTGCCCAAAGGCCCATGAATAAACGTCTGCACATTTACCCAGTCGCGGTTTTTGAGCAGGCTTGGGAGTGCTCCCATACGGTCGCGCAAATCAGTGATTTTTGGGACGTATTTGTGAATTTGCTCAATTTGAGCCGTGGTGTAGGTGGGAGGCTTGGTTGCTGTCGGACTGCTACAGCTGACCACAAACACAGTCAGAATTGCCAGAATGCCGGCCAGGATTGAACGATAGCGTGCGGTAAACATTATTTGTGCGATTAACTACTGAATAGTCTTGCCAACAAAAATATATCAACATGGGGGGGCAGAAATCGGCGCTTCGTTGCCAAGGACCAATAATCTAATGACCCACACACACGGCTAAGGGTTACAGCGCCGGCTTCTCTGCTTAATGGCAACCTTAACTTAAGTCGTCCGCTTGCCCTGAAGGTTTTGATGGGTGTAGGTAGCAAATTGAGACTTTATATACTAGATTATTCTATATCTGTCAATGACTTTCGTCACCGGCACAGCAAAATCTTTTCACAAACATTCATGGAATACATCACCTACTACGCCCAAGCAATCAAGCATATTTAACGCATCGAGTTTGCGTAGAACGATGAAATCTCAGGGTTTGCTGGAAAGCACATATAGAATCAGCTTTAGTTCAGTTACGCTCGAAGAATTATTTGCTCGCAGCTTGAGTACAGGCAGTATCACTCGTAAAGATTGCTTTCTCCTGCAAGAAGCGATGTTCTGTAATTCGCTTAGTGAAGACCATCAAGCAATTATTACCCGGATACTCTACTGCGTGCGTCGGGGAACGCTGAAACTGATTGATTAAATTTTAACAAATTACAGCAAGGGGAAGAAAATTTTGAATTCGTAAATTTGAATTTAGGAATCTAAATCAAAATTCACGTCTTCAGAATTTTTCCCTTATTTTTAACTTGTAACTTCAAATCTATTAAACAGTTCAAATTCTTTAAAATTGATGTTTATTTCCGATAAACCGGCAGCGTGAAATGAAAACAACTGCCTTGATCGGGAGCGGAATCTACCCAAATTTGGCCGTGATGCGCCCGAATGATCCGCTGACATAAAGAAAGACCAATTCCATAGCCATCTTGATTTTCATCGCGTTTCAGGCGAAAATGATCTTCAAAAATGTGCTTTTGATTTTCCTTAGGAATTCCCAACCCATTATCACAAATACTCACCTGAACTTTTTGAGTTGTGCGGTGAAGCACAGAGACTTGAATAATGCCGCCTTCAAGCGTATATTTAATCGCATTATCCAAAAGATTAACGATTACTTGGCGTACCCGCTCTTGATCCGCATAAACATTGGGTAAATCGCTGGGAATATCTGTTTTCAAAATCTGGGATTTTTGGCTTAAGCGCTCTTGAAATTGTTCAATTGCATCTTCGCAGAGAGTTCCAAGATTGAGCGGTTTGGGGTGAATGTGTAATTGAGCGTTTGAACCGTTCGCCGCTTGCAAAAGATCGGTGATCATTCGGTTAATAAAACGCGTTTGAGTGCGGGCGTGTTTAATTAACTGAGCAGTTAAGGCCGGCGTTAAGCTAAAATTTCTTCCATTCTGTGGCGCATAGTTAGATTCTAAAGTTTCTAGCGCAATCGAAGCTGCCGTGAGGGGATTGCGAAGATCGTGCGCTAGCATCGCAATTAGCCGGTCTTTGAACTGTAGTTGATCGAGCAGTTCTTCCTTTTCTTGCTTCAAGCAAAAAATTTCGTCCGACAGCCGCATCATTTCCGCTGAATAAGTCACGGAACTGATGCAGGTTTCTGAAGTGGCCGGTTCGATTGACTCGGCTTTAGACTTTAAGTGAACCATGTAATCGGCAACAGAACGCTGCCACCGCGCCCAGCAATTCTCTAATTGGGCGACCAAATTCGTGCCGGCTAGCGTCTGCCTGGGTTCAGGATGGATTTTAATCAACGCCGGCGTGGCGATGAGTTTAAAGTGTTCGGCTAAATAGGGGTGTTCTCCCACATCGACGATCTGCAGCTCAAAGGGGTAATCTGTCTTGACTTCCTGCAGATAATGGCGAATTTGGCGGATATGGTGCCGGGAGTTCGGACGTTTATCTACAAACAGCAGTAGCTGTAAAGGTGCATCAGAGTTGGTAGGCTTTTCAGAAGATGCTAACATCCAATCCCTTTCGAGCGACGCTGGTAAAGAGGCTATACATTTTTCATTGGCTGGCTAATCGACCCTTGGCCAGGAAAATATCTTTCTTTTTTCTTTATATATCTAAATTAGCCTGTTTGGGTGTATAAATCATCATATTACGCATCTGTCTTGGGTATGGTCATTGCGTCAAAGTTATCGGCAACCCTTCACGGGGAGGTGAAACAGCAGGGATATCTTGAGCCGGTAAGTTTAACATGAGAGCCTTAACATTATGTCAAAGTGAGTGAGTGATGTTGTTGCGCTTGCATAAAGATCCCTGGCGGTTGGTGGTGAGTGTTGCGGTTGTGTTTTTTGTTCTCAGCCTAATCTTCACACTACACCGGCACTTTAGTTTCTACGCCTCCTATGACCAAGGCATTTTTAACCAGGTCTTTTGGAACGGCATTCATGGTCGTTTTTTTCAAAGTTCTCTCTCTTCTACCCTATCGACCAACGTCGTTCACGATGGCCAAGTTCCAGAGGTTTTTTACCACCGGCTAGGGCAGCATTTTACCCCAGCTTTGTTGCTGTGGCTGCCTCTATACGCCCTGTTTCCCTCTCCAGTCACCCTGATTGTATTGCAGGTAACATTAGTCACTTGTGCCGGCGGGGTGCTGTATTTACTCGCTAGAGAGTATCTAGAGCCGGCCTTAGCAGCACGGATCGCCGTCAGCTTTTATGCAGCCAATGCCATAATTGGCCCAACTTTATCAAACTTCCACGACCTTTGCCAGATCCCCCTGTTCGTCTTTGGGCTACTACTGGCGATGGAAAAACGCTGGTGGTGGCTATTTTGGCTTTTGGCAATTTTGATTTTAGCCGTTAGGGAAGATAGCGGAGTTATCTTATTTGGCGTCGGTTTTTATGCAATTGTCAGCAAGCGATTTCCCCGCGTTGGCTTAGCTTTATGCACCCTCAGCTTTGCCTATATGGTAATTCTCACGAATGCAATCATGCCCTTATTTTCCCAGGATATTTCTCGCCGGTTTATGATAGAACGGTTTGGTCAATATGTGGATAATGACAAAGCCACGACGCTAGATATTCTTTGGGCTATTATCAGTAAACCGTGGCGCTTGATTGCAGAATTATTCTCACCATTTTTTGGCACGATTAAATACTTGTTGGGTCAATGGTTGCCCTTGGCATTTGTGCCGGCACTTTCACCGGCTTCTTGGGCAATTGCCGGATTTCCCTTGTTGCAAATTTTCATGCAGCGCGGCGAGTCTGCCATCGCGATTAACATTCGCTATGCAATGGCAGTTGTGCCAGGGCTATTTTACGGCGCAATTCTCTGGTGGCACCACCATCCAGAATGGTTTAAAAAGCCCTCGTTTCGTCGGTTTTGGGCAATTTGTATCGGCCTTTCTCTGCTGTTTTGCTTAACTTCCAACCCGAATCGAACGTTTTCTTTCCTAATCCCAGATTCGATTCAGCCTTGGGTGTATGTGTCGCTGCCTAGGCAGTGGCATCATGTGGGTTACATTCGCTCATTTTTAAAACAAATTCCACCGGATGCCAGCGTTTCTGCCAGCACTTATATTGTGCCCCATCTGTCTAGCCGGCGAGAAATCCTTCGCTTCCCTGATTTACAGCTACGCAATGATGCTAGGGAAGTTGAGAAAGTAGACTATGCGATTGCTGACTTGTGGCAGTTACAGCAGTACCAAACCGCCTTTAAAAGTGACCGACAAAAATTGCAGGAAACGGTGCCGGTGATCGAGCAGGTCACAGGGAGCGGAGAATATGGCATTGTTGACTTTAAAGATGGGGTCATTTTTATGCAAAAGGGTGTTGCTTCAGAGCCGGCTGCTGTTGCAGCATGGCAAGTTTTTCGCAAAGAAATTGAACCGATCTTGCAGAAACCTGCCTAGGGGGATGGGGGAAAGTGGGAGAAACGCACCACTCCCCCTCATCTCTCATCGTTCATCTCTGCTTCCTCTAGCCTGTAACCTGTCATCCCCTCAAAAAAGTTTATGCGGAACGATTTTTTTTATGCCATTCTGGGGATATTAAGGTAATAAACATTCATCAGTT includes:
- the psbQ gene encoding photosystem II protein PsbQ; its protein translation is MFTARYRSILAGILAILTVFVVSCSSPTATKPPTYTTAQIEQIHKYVPKITDLRDRMGALPSLLKNRDWVNVQTFIHGPLGSLRQDMAYLSQNLLPKEQSAARQAAKDIFVHLEALDKAAQESNYEVAVENFGEAMKDFNAFLQAIPQV
- a CDS encoding histidine kinase, with amino-acid sequence MLASSEKPTNSDAPLQLLLFVDKRPNSRHHIRQIRHYLQEVKTDYPFELQIVDVGEHPYLAEHFKLIATPALIKIHPEPRQTLAGTNLVAQLENCWARWQRSVADYMVHLKSKAESIEPATSETCISSVTYSAEMMRLSDEIFCLKQEKEELLDQLQFKDRLIAMLAHDLRNPLTAASIALETLESNYAPQNGRNFSLTPALTAQLIKHARTQTRFINRMITDLLQAANGSNAQLHIHPKPLNLGTLCEDAIEQFQERLSQKSQILKTDIPSDLPNVYADQERVRQVIVNLLDNAIKYTLEGGIIQVSVLHRTTQKVQVSICDNGLGIPKENQKHIFEDHFRLKRDENQDGYGIGLSLCQRIIRAHHGQIWVDSAPDQGSCFHFTLPVYRK
- a CDS encoding DUF2079 domain-containing protein — its product is MLLRLHKDPWRLVVSVAVVFFVLSLIFTLHRHFSFYASYDQGIFNQVFWNGIHGRFFQSSLSSTLSTNVVHDGQVPEVFYHRLGQHFTPALLLWLPLYALFPSPVTLIVLQVTLVTCAGGVLYLLAREYLEPALAARIAVSFYAANAIIGPTLSNFHDLCQIPLFVFGLLLAMEKRWWWLFWLLAILILAVREDSGVILFGVGFYAIVSKRFPRVGLALCTLSFAYMVILTNAIMPLFSQDISRRFMIERFGQYVDNDKATTLDILWAIISKPWRLIAELFSPFFGTIKYLLGQWLPLAFVPALSPASWAIAGFPLLQIFMQRGESAIAINIRYAMAVVPGLFYGAILWWHHHPEWFKKPSFRRFWAICIGLSLLFCLTSNPNRTFSFLIPDSIQPWVYVSLPRQWHHVGYIRSFLKQIPPDASVSASTYIVPHLSSRREILRFPDLQLRNDAREVEKVDYAIADLWQLQQYQTAFKSDRQKLQETVPVIEQVTGSGEYGIVDFKDGVIFMQKGVASEPAAVAAWQVFRKEIEPILQKPA